From Mucilaginibacter rubeus, a single genomic window includes:
- a CDS encoding 6-pyruvoyl trahydropterin synthase family protein has protein sequence MVHVTRREHFNAAHRMYREEWSAEQNEAVFGKCANPNWHGHNYNLFVTVKGDISYESGYLIDLKLLKVIIQEYVIEKLDHKNLNLDVDFMKGKMATTELLCVEIFNQLKAPVEANKGVYLHSVRLYETENNSAEYFGG, from the coding sequence ATTGTACATGTTACCCGCAGGGAACATTTTAACGCTGCGCACCGGATGTACCGGGAAGAATGGAGCGCCGAGCAAAACGAAGCGGTATTTGGTAAATGTGCCAACCCTAACTGGCATGGCCACAACTATAACCTTTTTGTAACGGTTAAGGGTGATATCAGTTACGAAAGCGGCTACCTCATTGATCTGAAATTGCTTAAAGTGATTATACAGGAATACGTGATCGAAAAACTCGACCATAAAAACCTGAACCTGGATGTTGATTTTATGAAAGGAAAAATGGCGACCACCGAGCTGCTTTGCGTCGAAATTTTCAATCAGCTAAAGGCACCTGTAGAGGCAAATAAAGGCGTTTACCTGCATTCGGTAAGGCTGTATGAAACCGAAAATAACTCGGCGGAGTATTTTGGAGGGTAA
- a CDS encoding acetylxylan esterase: protein MLSRIRAFCIGILFSTSPLLSLAQQVNYPPADKVASDFKKLLERPRVPLNPSFTITKTDSVIVEHGFIYSEKNERVPILIYKPITVAKPYPAVIFLHSTGGKKEDNRKMLYQLTKKGIIGVAIDARFHGERIAGGAHGSKEYATAAIAAWENKDKLHQTHPFLFDTAFDLWRVTDYLTSRPDVNANRIGMGGISMGGIETWLAASVDKRIKVVVLDIAVQSFKWSLENDRWQGRAGTIQATHLQAAKDLGDSAVNKRNVKTVWDKLLPGITGEFDCPSMIRLIAPRPMLVLGTENDQNCPLPGADIAYASALKVYTAKNANDKIKRDVTPKLPHTSTTEHFKMTLDWFSKWL, encoded by the coding sequence ATGTTATCCAGGATCAGGGCATTTTGTATTGGCATTCTGTTTTCAACCTCACCACTGCTTTCACTTGCGCAGCAGGTAAATTATCCCCCTGCAGATAAAGTCGCGTCGGATTTTAAGAAACTGCTGGAAAGGCCGCGGGTGCCATTAAATCCATCTTTTACCATAACTAAAACAGATTCTGTTATTGTAGAGCATGGTTTTATTTACAGTGAAAAGAATGAACGCGTACCTATCCTGATCTACAAACCGATTACAGTGGCCAAACCATACCCTGCTGTTATTTTTCTGCATAGCACAGGGGGTAAAAAAGAAGATAACAGGAAAATGCTTTACCAGCTTACCAAAAAAGGGATCATAGGTGTAGCTATTGATGCGCGCTTTCATGGTGAACGCATTGCCGGTGGAGCGCATGGCTCAAAAGAATATGCAACCGCAGCTATCGCTGCCTGGGAAAATAAGGACAAGCTCCATCAAACCCACCCGTTTTTGTTTGACACAGCTTTTGACCTTTGGCGGGTAACGGACTACTTAACCAGCCGACCAGATGTTAATGCCAACCGGATTGGCATGGGAGGCATTTCTATGGGAGGTATTGAAACATGGCTTGCGGCATCGGTTGATAAGCGGATAAAAGTGGTGGTACTGGATATCGCTGTACAAAGCTTCAAATGGTCGTTAGAAAATGACCGATGGCAAGGCCGTGCGGGCACTATCCAGGCAACTCATTTGCAGGCCGCAAAAGATTTGGGCGACTCTGCCGTAAATAAGCGGAATGTTAAGACCGTTTGGGATAAGTTACTGCCGGGCATCACCGGTGAGTTTGATTGCCCGTCGATGATCCGATTAATAGCTCCCCGCCCCATGTTGGTTCTGGGTACCGAGAATGACCAGAATTGCCCACTCCCGGGAGCAGATATCGCCTATGCCTCTGCTTTAAAAGTGTATACCGCAAAAAATGCGAACGATAAAATTAAACGGGATGTAACACCGAAACTGCCGCATACATCAACAACCGAGCATTTTAAAATGACGCTGGATTGGTTTAGCAAGTGGCTGTAA
- a CDS encoding cupin domain-containing protein → MKTNKNRLATVIIIAILAIFTLPASSQAQQKISGRTELQRHDLSIPNHEMVQIRVDIEKGQSYPQHKHPGEEIIYVLEGVLEYQVEGKQPATLKAGDVLFIPYGTVHAVKNVGDTKAVELATYIVEKDKPLVTLIK, encoded by the coding sequence ATGAAAACTAATAAAAATAGACTGGCTACAGTCATCATTATCGCCATCCTGGCCATTTTTACACTGCCTGCATCATCTCAGGCACAGCAGAAAATAAGCGGTCGTACCGAATTGCAACGTCATGACCTCAGCATTCCCAACCACGAAATGGTACAAATCCGTGTAGATATTGAAAAAGGTCAATCCTATCCACAGCACAAACACCCCGGCGAAGAAATTATTTATGTACTTGAAGGCGTGTTAGAATACCAGGTAGAGGGCAAACAACCGGCAACGCTAAAAGCAGGTGATGTTTTGTTTATCCCTTACGGAACGGTGCATGCGGTAAAAAATGTGGGCGACACCAAGGCAGTTGAACTTGCTACTTATATTGTTGAAAAAGACAAGCCGCTTGTTACGCTTATAAAGTAA
- the metE gene encoding 5-methyltetrahydropteroyltriglutamate--homocysteine S-methyltransferase, with amino-acid sequence MLTQNLGYPRIGSQRQLKKACEQFWAGKIDLKELKEVARKIKEENWQTQLDAGIDLIPCNDFSFYDQVLDTSLMLGVIPQRYSPVLSQVKANSEIDLYFAMARGYQKDGLDITAMEMTKWLDTNYHYIVPEFTANQEFSIFHENIFGEYNSAKQQLGQKAKPVLVGPVSYLLLGKEKEAGFERVDLIKKLVPVYIEIINRLKQQGAEWIQLDEPCLALDLSKKEKEAFEFAYRSIANRVSGVKLLVATYFEALLDNTQLAVNLPVAALHLDLVRAPEQLDEVLALIPAHLKLSLGLVDGRNVWKNDYEKSLSLINKAVEKLGTERVIIAPSCSLLHSPIDLDLETAIDPEIKHWMAFAKQKLNEISELKQITEGNNDLLETNIKAIASRRSSQKVHKQAVKDRVAAITAADATRQSAFPVRQQLQRERFNLPSFPTTTIGSFPQTDDIRQLRAKLKKGDLTLEQYEKEIEQATIEAIRWQEEIGLDVLVHGEFERNDMVEYFGEQLDGFLFSKNGWVQSYGSRCVKPPVIYGDVSRPKDMTVRWSAFAAAQTDKPMKGMLTGPVTILQWSFVRDDQPRDVTTNQIALAIHDEVLALEAAGIGIVQIDEAAIREGLPLRKAKRPHYLDWAVNAFRITASGVQDQTQIHTHMCYSEFNDIIEHIAAMDADVITIETSRSQMELLQAFAHFEYPNEIGPGVYDIHSPRVPTTQEMASLLAKAADLLPAQHLWVNPDCGLKTRKWPETKAALENMVAAARQAREQISVEA; translated from the coding sequence ATGCTAACGCAAAACCTCGGTTATCCGCGAATAGGTAGCCAAAGACAACTCAAAAAAGCCTGCGAACAATTCTGGGCAGGTAAAATCGACCTGAAAGAATTAAAGGAAGTTGCCCGTAAAATCAAAGAAGAGAACTGGCAAACCCAGTTGGATGCAGGTATCGACCTGATCCCCTGCAACGATTTTAGCTTTTACGACCAGGTATTAGACACCAGCCTGATGCTGGGCGTTATTCCTCAGCGTTATTCGCCTGTACTATCCCAGGTAAAAGCCAACAGCGAAATTGACCTTTATTTTGCCATGGCCCGTGGTTATCAGAAAGATGGCCTTGATATTACCGCCATGGAAATGACCAAATGGCTGGATACCAATTATCATTACATTGTTCCTGAATTTACCGCTAACCAGGAGTTCAGCATTTTTCACGAAAACATTTTTGGCGAATACAACAGCGCTAAACAGCAATTGGGACAAAAAGCTAAGCCGGTATTGGTTGGCCCCGTAAGCTACCTGCTGCTGGGCAAAGAGAAAGAAGCAGGCTTTGAGCGTGTTGACCTGATCAAAAAGTTAGTCCCTGTTTATATCGAGATCATTAACCGCCTGAAACAACAGGGCGCGGAATGGATCCAGCTTGATGAGCCATGCCTGGCGCTTGATCTGTCGAAGAAAGAAAAAGAAGCGTTTGAATTTGCCTACCGCTCAATTGCCAACAGGGTAAGCGGCGTTAAGTTATTGGTAGCAACCTATTTTGAAGCTTTACTGGATAATACCCAACTGGCTGTTAATCTTCCTGTAGCTGCGCTGCATTTAGATCTTGTACGCGCTCCCGAACAACTGGACGAAGTTCTCGCACTGATCCCGGCTCACCTTAAACTCTCTCTCGGCCTGGTTGACGGGCGTAACGTATGGAAAAACGACTACGAAAAATCGCTAAGCCTGATCAATAAAGCTGTTGAGAAATTGGGTACCGAAAGGGTGATTATCGCTCCTTCGTGCTCGTTGCTGCATAGCCCGATAGATCTTGACCTTGAAACGGCCATCGATCCTGAAATTAAACACTGGATGGCATTTGCCAAACAAAAGCTAAATGAGATAAGTGAACTGAAGCAGATAACCGAAGGAAATAACGATTTGCTTGAAACGAATATAAAAGCGATCGCCAGTAGAAGATCGTCACAAAAAGTGCATAAGCAAGCAGTGAAAGACCGTGTGGCGGCTATTACCGCAGCTGATGCTACCCGCCAAAGCGCTTTCCCGGTACGTCAGCAACTGCAGCGTGAGCGTTTTAACTTACCATCATTCCCTACTACTACCATTGGTTCCTTCCCGCAAACAGATGATATCCGCCAGCTACGAGCTAAATTAAAAAAGGGCGACTTAACCCTCGAACAATATGAAAAGGAAATAGAGCAGGCAACTATCGAAGCTATTCGCTGGCAGGAAGAAATTGGCTTGGATGTACTGGTACACGGCGAATTTGAGCGCAACGATATGGTTGAATATTTTGGCGAACAGCTTGATGGCTTCCTGTTCAGTAAAAATGGCTGGGTACAAAGCTATGGCAGCCGCTGCGTAAAACCGCCGGTAATTTATGGCGATGTAAGTCGCCCGAAAGATATGACCGTACGCTGGAGCGCGTTTGCTGCTGCACAAACAGACAAACCGATGAAGGGTATGCTAACTGGTCCGGTAACTATTTTACAATGGTCGTTTGTGCGTGATGATCAGCCGAGGGATGTTACTACCAACCAGATCGCTTTGGCTATTCATGATGAAGTTTTGGCGTTGGAAGCCGCTGGTATTGGCATTGTACAAATTGATGAGGCAGCCATTCGTGAGGGTTTGCCGTTGCGGAAAGCTAAGCGCCCGCATTACCTGGATTGGGCAGTTAACGCGTTCCGGATCACCGCCAGTGGCGTTCAGGACCAAACACAGATCCACACGCATATGTGTTACAGCGAGTTTAACGATATCATTGAACATATAGCGGCGATGGATGCCGATGTAATCACGATTGAAACATCGAGGTCGCAAATGGAACTATTACAGGCATTTGCCCATTTTGAATATCCAAACGAGATAGGCCCGGGTGTGTATGACATCCATTCGCCACGAGTACCCACAACCCAGGAAATGGCTTCCCTTCTGGCCAAAGCAGCCGATCTGCTCCCGGCGCAACATCTATGGGTAAATCCCGATTGCGGCTTAAAAACCCGCAAATGGCCCGAAACCAAAGCCGCTTTAGAAAACATGGTGGCCGCAGCCAGACAGGCAAGGGAACAAATTAGCGTAGAAGCGTAA
- a CDS encoding CHAD domain-containing protein produces MKLKEELLYFEGEWTNLRSHLKAFDKKGKQEDLHRFRVQVKKLRAFLVLADSGLPVKQLEKELKPVRKLFKAAGEIRNAYINLELTKQFLIAQPEMMEGQRKFMKQSAHDFRSEAVKHLQRLRRARRKLKKVIPKISDIHIDFYYRQQLEQLAVCLAPPYADTALHACRKQLKMLIYNYKLVKPVLNQPFNIAYLDEVQDIIGEWHDKEVAIALFATGEAENEQLVEALKKEKTRLKRHLNSLVKDFYTRATTVSDLPLEQID; encoded by the coding sequence ATGAAATTGAAAGAAGAACTTTTATACTTTGAGGGCGAGTGGACAAACCTCCGTTCGCACCTAAAAGCTTTTGATAAAAAAGGCAAACAGGAAGATCTGCACCGTTTCAGGGTACAAGTTAAAAAATTAAGGGCCTTTTTGGTATTGGCAGACAGTGGTTTGCCCGTTAAACAATTAGAAAAGGAACTAAAGCCGGTGCGCAAGTTATTTAAAGCGGCAGGAGAGATCAGGAATGCCTATATCAACCTCGAATTAACAAAGCAGTTTTTAATCGCGCAGCCTGAAATGATGGAAGGCCAACGCAAGTTTATGAAGCAATCTGCTCATGATTTCCGTTCTGAGGCGGTTAAACACCTGCAACGCCTGCGTCGGGCCCGTCGCAAACTCAAAAAAGTTATCCCGAAAATCAGCGATATCCATATTGATTTTTATTACAGGCAGCAATTGGAGCAGCTTGCTGTTTGCCTTGCCCCGCCTTATGCGGATACCGCTTTACATGCCTGCCGCAAGCAGTTAAAAATGCTCATTTATAATTATAAGCTGGTTAAGCCGGTGCTTAATCAACCTTTTAATATTGCTTATCTGGATGAGGTGCAGGATATTATTGGTGAGTGGCACGATAAGGAAGTCGCGATCGCTTTATTTGCAACAGGGGAAGCCGAAAATGAGCAACTGGTAGAGGCGTTGAAAAAAGAAAAGACACGCTTAAAACGGCATCTTAACTCATTAGTTAAAGATTTTTACACGCGTGCAACCACAGTAAGTGATTTACCGCTTGAACAAATTGATTAA